The proteins below come from a single Benincasa hispida cultivar B227 chromosome 4, ASM972705v1, whole genome shotgun sequence genomic window:
- the LOC120076652 gene encoding protein WEAK CHLOROPLAST MOVEMENT UNDER BLUE LIGHT 1-like isoform X3, with translation MEVHSPKNHKQGGLTLNRGFIETKAPIESVKAAVSKFGGIVDWKARRVHSMVERSKTVEEKLEDVQEEILHCRKRSEKAVEEEFRVLKELENTKQRIEELKLALEVAQTEEQQAKQDSELAKLRLEELEQGTTEENDDALAKAQLEMAMAGHAAAVSELKSIKEELEVLRNEFDSLVCERDAAIETADDALAASKEGEKALEELTMELVALKRSLESAQAAHLEAEEQRMGAALAKEQDCLKWKKELIDAEEEFCRLNLQVMSIEDLKLKVNTASILLSDLKAEMMGYMESVLREEISDEQVLEGEVAETVKKTDTETISAVDSTKMELEEVKLNIEKAIAEVECLKMAATSLKSELELEKSTMATTKKREGRPSNAAESLEAELDKNMSEIAVVQGNVKEAKKSSIDLTNQLNRAKEEADQAKLIVQMAREDLQKAKIESDQAKAESEAIESRLLAAQKEIEASNASKMLALSAIRALQESDPTETTKGDSPTMVTISLEEYNELSEHAREAEEQARIKVTEAISQIEIAKESEAKSQEMLEEVSRELVARQEALKAAMEKESEAEEGKLAIEQELRIWRAEQEEQRKDDKSGQEVVIPTTSPRTSFEVKESTTSEEADSPAPQEPSAKEETTKGLGRTESLSETKDGKKKKKSFFPKMLTLLGKPKSSRHKAT, from the exons ATGGAAGTTCATTCTCCTAAAAATCACAAGCAAGGTGGTTTAACTTTAAATAGAGGCTTTATTGAAACTAAGGCACCTATTGAATCTGTAAAAGCAGCCGTTTCTAAATTTGGAGGGATTGTTGATTGGAAAGCTCGTCGAGTCCATTCTATGGTGGAG AGAAGTAAGACAGTGGAGGAAAAACTTGAGGACGTGCAGGAGGAGATTCTTCATTGTAGGAAAAGGTCAGAGAAAGCTGTGGAGGAAGAATTCCGAGTGTTGAAGGAACTCGAAAACACAAAACAACGCATAGAAGAATTAAAGCTTGCACTAGAGGTTGCTCAAACAGAAGAGCAACAGGCAAAACAAGATTCAGAACTTGCCAAGCTGAGACTAGAGGAGTTGGAGCAAGGAACCACTGAGGAGAATGATGATGCTCTAGCTAAGGCACAGCTTGAGATGGCCATGGCCGGGCACGCTGCAGCAGTTTCAGAATTGAAATCTATTAAAGAAGAATTGGAAGTACTACGTAACGAGTTTGATTCTTTAGTGTGCGAGAGAGATGCTGCTATAGAAACTGCTGATGATGCTCTTGCTGCATCTAAGGAAGGTGAGAAGGCACTAGAGGAGCTGACTATGGAGCTGGTCGCTTTAAAGCGATCGTTGGAGTCTGCACAAGCTGCCCATTTAGAAGCAGAAGAGCAAAGGATGGGTGCAGCCTTAGCCAAAGAGCAAGATTGTTTGAAATGGAAGAAGGAGCTCATCGACGCAGAAGAGGAGTTTTGTAGACTAAATTTGCAAGTTATGTCAATTGAAGATCTTAAATTGAAAGTCAATACTGCCTCAATTTTGTTATCGGATTTGAAAGCGGAAATGATGGGCTATATGGAATCGGTATTAAGGGAGGAGATAAGTGATGAACAGGTCTTGGAAGGTGAAGTTGCCGAAACTGTGAAGAAAACAGATACCGAAACAATTTCAGCGGTTGATTCAACAAAGATGGAATTGGAAGAAGTAAAGCTCAACATAGAGAAAGCAATTGCTGAGGTAGAATGCTTGAAGATGGCTGCTACTTCACTAAAATCAGAGCTTGAATTAGAGAAATCTACTATGGCCACCACTAAGAAGAGGGAAGGCAGGCCTTCCAACGCAGCTGAATCACTTGAAGCTGAATTAGATAAGAACATGTCAGAAATAGCTGTTGTTCAGGGAAACGTAAAAGAAGCTAAAAAAAGTAGCATAGACCTGACCAATCAATTGAATCGAGCAAAAGAGGAGGCTGATCAAGCCAAGCTAATTGTTCAAATGGCTCGTGAAGACCTGCAGAAGGCAAAGATAGAATCAGATCAAGCAAAGGCAGAATCAGAAGCAATTGAAAGTAGATTACTTGCAGCTCAGAAGGAGATTGAGGCTTCCAATGCTTCCAAAATGTTAGCATTATCAGCAATCCGAGCACTACAAGAGAGTGATCCAACTGAAACCACAAAAGGAGATTCACCAACCATGGTAACTATTTCACTAGAGGAATACAACGAACTCAGTGAACATGCCCGTGAGGCTGAGGAGCAGGCCAGAATCAAGGTGACAGAAGCAATTTCACAAATTGAGATCGCTAAGGAATCCGAGGCAAAAAGTCAAGAAATGCTTGAAGAAGTTAGTCGTGAACTAGTTGCTAGACAGGAAGCGCTGAAAGCTGCAATGGAAAAGGAGAGCGAGGCCGAGGAAGGAAAGTTAGCAATAGAACAAGAGTTGAGAATATGGAGGGCAGAACAAGAGGAACAAAGGAAGGATGATAAATCTGGCCAAGAAGTTGTAATTCCTACAACAAGTCCAAGGACAAGCTTTGAGGTAAAAGAATCAACAACTAGTGAGGAAGCAGATTCTCCTGCTCCCCAAGAGCCAAGTGCAAAGGAAGAGACAACAAAAGGCTTGGGTAGAACTGAATCATTATCAGAAACAAAGgatggaaagaaaaagaagaagtcaTTCTTCCCCAAAATGCTAACATTGTTAGGCAAACCAAAATCAAGTCGACATAAAGCTACATAA
- the LOC120076460 gene encoding thioredoxin-like 4, chloroplastic — protein MQRQNRNVLQCKALISFGLNPNEELESRIPISIPRWLSSEKGNVRLSITRPEVPRQQLLFKSKIRVTAGNQGELFDDDDELCPVDCVREFKTDEEFLKILDRAKENGTLVVVDFYRTSCGSCKYIEQGFAKLCKGSGDQEAPVIFLKHNVMDEYDEQSEVAERLRIKTVPLFHFYKDGVLLEAFPTRDKERILTAISKYSSSALQI, from the exons ATGCAAAGGCAGAACCGGAATGTACTGCAATGTAAAGCTTTAATTAGTTTTGGATTAAATCCAAATGAAGAACTCGAATCGAGAATCCCCATTTCAATTCCCCGCTGGTTGTCGTCAGAGAAAGGAAACGTTCGATTGTCGATTACAAGACCCGAAGTTCCAAGACAGCAATTGTTGTTCAAGAGTAAAATCAGAGTTACGGCTGGAAATCAGGGGGAGTtgtttgatgatgatgatgaactTTGCCCTGTAGACTGTGTGAGGGAATTCAAGACGGATGAAGAGTTCCTTAAAATTCTAGACAGGGCAAAGGAAAACGGTACTTTGGTGGTTGTGGACTTCTATCGAACATCTTGTGGGAGCTGCAAATATATAGAACAAGGGTTTGCAAAATTGTGCAAGGGGTCTGGTGATCAAGAGGCGCCGGTTATATTCCTGAAGCATAAT GTCATGGATGAATATGATGAACAATCTGAGGTTGCTGAACGACTAAGGATCAAG ACAGTGCCACTGTTTCACTTCTATAAAGATGGGGTCTTATTAGAAGCATTTCCTACCAGAGATAAAGAGAGGATTCTTACAGCCATAAGCAAATATTCATCTTCTGcacttcaaatttga
- the LOC120076652 gene encoding protein WEAK CHLOROPLAST MOVEMENT UNDER BLUE LIGHT 1-like isoform X1 produces MTGSESEAPTLVACNAKIDYEGGGPTGPVANGVIYSAPVANGVIYSESPKFFANSKDPPSVISEVIVCDHNKITEKRNHVAMEVHSPKNHKQGGLTLNRGFIETKAPIESVKAAVSKFGGIVDWKARRVHSMVERSKTVEEKLEDVQEEILHCRKRSEKAVEEEFRVLKELENTKQRIEELKLALEVAQTEEQQAKQDSELAKLRLEELEQGTTEENDDALAKAQLEMAMAGHAAAVSELKSIKEELEVLRNEFDSLVCERDAAIETADDALAASKEGEKALEELTMELVALKRSLESAQAAHLEAEEQRMGAALAKEQDCLKWKKELIDAEEEFCRLNLQVMSIEDLKLKVNTASILLSDLKAEMMGYMESVLREEISDEQVLEGEVAETVKKTDTETISAVDSTKMELEEVKLNIEKAIAEVECLKMAATSLKSELELEKSTMATTKKREGRPSNAAESLEAELDKNMSEIAVVQGNVKEAKKSSIDLTNQLNRAKEEADQAKLIVQMAREDLQKAKIESDQAKAESEAIESRLLAAQKEIEASNASKMLALSAIRALQESDPTETTKGDSPTMVTISLEEYNELSEHAREAEEQARIKVTEAISQIEIAKESEAKSQEMLEEVSRELVARQEALKAAMEKESEAEEGKLAIEQELRIWRAEQEEQRKDDKSGQEVVIPTTSPRTSFEVKESTTSEEADSPAPQEPSAKEETTKGLGRTESLSETKDGKKKKKSFFPKMLTLLGKPKSSRHKAT; encoded by the exons ATGACAGGATCTGAAAGTGAAGCTCCCACTCTCGTTGCTTGTAATGCAAAGATAGATTATGAAGGTGGAGGTCCAACAGGTCCTGTTGCTAATGGGGTTATATATTCTGCTCCTGTTGCTAATGGAGTAATCTATTCTGAAAGTCCTAAATTCTTTGCTAATTCCAAGGATCCACCTTCTGTAATTTCTGAAGTAATTGTCTGTGATCACAACAAAATCACT GAAAAGCGCAATCACGTTGCGATGGAAGTTCATTCTCCTAAAAATCACAAGCAAGGTGGTTTAACTTTAAATAGAGGCTTTATTGAAACTAAGGCACCTATTGAATCTGTAAAAGCAGCCGTTTCTAAATTTGGAGGGATTGTTGATTGGAAAGCTCGTCGAGTCCATTCTATGGTGGAG AGAAGTAAGACAGTGGAGGAAAAACTTGAGGACGTGCAGGAGGAGATTCTTCATTGTAGGAAAAGGTCAGAGAAAGCTGTGGAGGAAGAATTCCGAGTGTTGAAGGAACTCGAAAACACAAAACAACGCATAGAAGAATTAAAGCTTGCACTAGAGGTTGCTCAAACAGAAGAGCAACAGGCAAAACAAGATTCAGAACTTGCCAAGCTGAGACTAGAGGAGTTGGAGCAAGGAACCACTGAGGAGAATGATGATGCTCTAGCTAAGGCACAGCTTGAGATGGCCATGGCCGGGCACGCTGCAGCAGTTTCAGAATTGAAATCTATTAAAGAAGAATTGGAAGTACTACGTAACGAGTTTGATTCTTTAGTGTGCGAGAGAGATGCTGCTATAGAAACTGCTGATGATGCTCTTGCTGCATCTAAGGAAGGTGAGAAGGCACTAGAGGAGCTGACTATGGAGCTGGTCGCTTTAAAGCGATCGTTGGAGTCTGCACAAGCTGCCCATTTAGAAGCAGAAGAGCAAAGGATGGGTGCAGCCTTAGCCAAAGAGCAAGATTGTTTGAAATGGAAGAAGGAGCTCATCGACGCAGAAGAGGAGTTTTGTAGACTAAATTTGCAAGTTATGTCAATTGAAGATCTTAAATTGAAAGTCAATACTGCCTCAATTTTGTTATCGGATTTGAAAGCGGAAATGATGGGCTATATGGAATCGGTATTAAGGGAGGAGATAAGTGATGAACAGGTCTTGGAAGGTGAAGTTGCCGAAACTGTGAAGAAAACAGATACCGAAACAATTTCAGCGGTTGATTCAACAAAGATGGAATTGGAAGAAGTAAAGCTCAACATAGAGAAAGCAATTGCTGAGGTAGAATGCTTGAAGATGGCTGCTACTTCACTAAAATCAGAGCTTGAATTAGAGAAATCTACTATGGCCACCACTAAGAAGAGGGAAGGCAGGCCTTCCAACGCAGCTGAATCACTTGAAGCTGAATTAGATAAGAACATGTCAGAAATAGCTGTTGTTCAGGGAAACGTAAAAGAAGCTAAAAAAAGTAGCATAGACCTGACCAATCAATTGAATCGAGCAAAAGAGGAGGCTGATCAAGCCAAGCTAATTGTTCAAATGGCTCGTGAAGACCTGCAGAAGGCAAAGATAGAATCAGATCAAGCAAAGGCAGAATCAGAAGCAATTGAAAGTAGATTACTTGCAGCTCAGAAGGAGATTGAGGCTTCCAATGCTTCCAAAATGTTAGCATTATCAGCAATCCGAGCACTACAAGAGAGTGATCCAACTGAAACCACAAAAGGAGATTCACCAACCATGGTAACTATTTCACTAGAGGAATACAACGAACTCAGTGAACATGCCCGTGAGGCTGAGGAGCAGGCCAGAATCAAGGTGACAGAAGCAATTTCACAAATTGAGATCGCTAAGGAATCCGAGGCAAAAAGTCAAGAAATGCTTGAAGAAGTTAGTCGTGAACTAGTTGCTAGACAGGAAGCGCTGAAAGCTGCAATGGAAAAGGAGAGCGAGGCCGAGGAAGGAAAGTTAGCAATAGAACAAGAGTTGAGAATATGGAGGGCAGAACAAGAGGAACAAAGGAAGGATGATAAATCTGGCCAAGAAGTTGTAATTCCTACAACAAGTCCAAGGACAAGCTTTGAGGTAAAAGAATCAACAACTAGTGAGGAAGCAGATTCTCCTGCTCCCCAAGAGCCAAGTGCAAAGGAAGAGACAACAAAAGGCTTGGGTAGAACTGAATCATTATCAGAAACAAAGgatggaaagaaaaagaagaagtcaTTCTTCCCCAAAATGCTAACATTGTTAGGCAAACCAAAATCAAGTCGACATAAAGCTACATAA
- the LOC120076652 gene encoding protein WEAK CHLOROPLAST MOVEMENT UNDER BLUE LIGHT 1-like isoform X2: MTGSESEAPTLVACNAKIDYEGGGPTGPVANGVIYSAPVANGVIYSESPKFFANSKDPPSVISEEKRNHVAMEVHSPKNHKQGGLTLNRGFIETKAPIESVKAAVSKFGGIVDWKARRVHSMVERSKTVEEKLEDVQEEILHCRKRSEKAVEEEFRVLKELENTKQRIEELKLALEVAQTEEQQAKQDSELAKLRLEELEQGTTEENDDALAKAQLEMAMAGHAAAVSELKSIKEELEVLRNEFDSLVCERDAAIETADDALAASKEGEKALEELTMELVALKRSLESAQAAHLEAEEQRMGAALAKEQDCLKWKKELIDAEEEFCRLNLQVMSIEDLKLKVNTASILLSDLKAEMMGYMESVLREEISDEQVLEGEVAETVKKTDTETISAVDSTKMELEEVKLNIEKAIAEVECLKMAATSLKSELELEKSTMATTKKREGRPSNAAESLEAELDKNMSEIAVVQGNVKEAKKSSIDLTNQLNRAKEEADQAKLIVQMAREDLQKAKIESDQAKAESEAIESRLLAAQKEIEASNASKMLALSAIRALQESDPTETTKGDSPTMVTISLEEYNELSEHAREAEEQARIKVTEAISQIEIAKESEAKSQEMLEEVSRELVARQEALKAAMEKESEAEEGKLAIEQELRIWRAEQEEQRKDDKSGQEVVIPTTSPRTSFEVKESTTSEEADSPAPQEPSAKEETTKGLGRTESLSETKDGKKKKKSFFPKMLTLLGKPKSSRHKAT; encoded by the exons ATGACAGGATCTGAAAGTGAAGCTCCCACTCTCGTTGCTTGTAATGCAAAGATAGATTATGAAGGTGGAGGTCCAACAGGTCCTGTTGCTAATGGGGTTATATATTCTGCTCCTGTTGCTAATGGAGTAATCTATTCTGAAAGTCCTAAATTCTTTGCTAATTCCAAGGATCCACCTTCTGTAATTTCTGAA GAAAAGCGCAATCACGTTGCGATGGAAGTTCATTCTCCTAAAAATCACAAGCAAGGTGGTTTAACTTTAAATAGAGGCTTTATTGAAACTAAGGCACCTATTGAATCTGTAAAAGCAGCCGTTTCTAAATTTGGAGGGATTGTTGATTGGAAAGCTCGTCGAGTCCATTCTATGGTGGAG AGAAGTAAGACAGTGGAGGAAAAACTTGAGGACGTGCAGGAGGAGATTCTTCATTGTAGGAAAAGGTCAGAGAAAGCTGTGGAGGAAGAATTCCGAGTGTTGAAGGAACTCGAAAACACAAAACAACGCATAGAAGAATTAAAGCTTGCACTAGAGGTTGCTCAAACAGAAGAGCAACAGGCAAAACAAGATTCAGAACTTGCCAAGCTGAGACTAGAGGAGTTGGAGCAAGGAACCACTGAGGAGAATGATGATGCTCTAGCTAAGGCACAGCTTGAGATGGCCATGGCCGGGCACGCTGCAGCAGTTTCAGAATTGAAATCTATTAAAGAAGAATTGGAAGTACTACGTAACGAGTTTGATTCTTTAGTGTGCGAGAGAGATGCTGCTATAGAAACTGCTGATGATGCTCTTGCTGCATCTAAGGAAGGTGAGAAGGCACTAGAGGAGCTGACTATGGAGCTGGTCGCTTTAAAGCGATCGTTGGAGTCTGCACAAGCTGCCCATTTAGAAGCAGAAGAGCAAAGGATGGGTGCAGCCTTAGCCAAAGAGCAAGATTGTTTGAAATGGAAGAAGGAGCTCATCGACGCAGAAGAGGAGTTTTGTAGACTAAATTTGCAAGTTATGTCAATTGAAGATCTTAAATTGAAAGTCAATACTGCCTCAATTTTGTTATCGGATTTGAAAGCGGAAATGATGGGCTATATGGAATCGGTATTAAGGGAGGAGATAAGTGATGAACAGGTCTTGGAAGGTGAAGTTGCCGAAACTGTGAAGAAAACAGATACCGAAACAATTTCAGCGGTTGATTCAACAAAGATGGAATTGGAAGAAGTAAAGCTCAACATAGAGAAAGCAATTGCTGAGGTAGAATGCTTGAAGATGGCTGCTACTTCACTAAAATCAGAGCTTGAATTAGAGAAATCTACTATGGCCACCACTAAGAAGAGGGAAGGCAGGCCTTCCAACGCAGCTGAATCACTTGAAGCTGAATTAGATAAGAACATGTCAGAAATAGCTGTTGTTCAGGGAAACGTAAAAGAAGCTAAAAAAAGTAGCATAGACCTGACCAATCAATTGAATCGAGCAAAAGAGGAGGCTGATCAAGCCAAGCTAATTGTTCAAATGGCTCGTGAAGACCTGCAGAAGGCAAAGATAGAATCAGATCAAGCAAAGGCAGAATCAGAAGCAATTGAAAGTAGATTACTTGCAGCTCAGAAGGAGATTGAGGCTTCCAATGCTTCCAAAATGTTAGCATTATCAGCAATCCGAGCACTACAAGAGAGTGATCCAACTGAAACCACAAAAGGAGATTCACCAACCATGGTAACTATTTCACTAGAGGAATACAACGAACTCAGTGAACATGCCCGTGAGGCTGAGGAGCAGGCCAGAATCAAGGTGACAGAAGCAATTTCACAAATTGAGATCGCTAAGGAATCCGAGGCAAAAAGTCAAGAAATGCTTGAAGAAGTTAGTCGTGAACTAGTTGCTAGACAGGAAGCGCTGAAAGCTGCAATGGAAAAGGAGAGCGAGGCCGAGGAAGGAAAGTTAGCAATAGAACAAGAGTTGAGAATATGGAGGGCAGAACAAGAGGAACAAAGGAAGGATGATAAATCTGGCCAAGAAGTTGTAATTCCTACAACAAGTCCAAGGACAAGCTTTGAGGTAAAAGAATCAACAACTAGTGAGGAAGCAGATTCTCCTGCTCCCCAAGAGCCAAGTGCAAAGGAAGAGACAACAAAAGGCTTGGGTAGAACTGAATCATTATCAGAAACAAAGgatggaaagaaaaagaagaagtcaTTCTTCCCCAAAATGCTAACATTGTTAGGCAAACCAAAATCAAGTCGACATAAAGCTACATAA
- the LOC120076458 gene encoding photosystem I chlorophyll a/b-binding protein 5, chloroplastic has protein sequence MAVSVSAATARATAFHLQPSSSSSSYTPSFNPNQSLRLRSPSRRTLLIAQAQSEHRQTWLPGLDPPPHLDGTLAGDFGFDPLGLGEDPHSLKWYVQAELVHSRFAMLGVSGILLTDLLRVTGISELPVWYNAGAVEYGFANKETLFIVQLLLMGFVETKRYMDFKSPGSQAQEGTFFGLEAAFEGLEPGYPGGPLLNPLGIAKDIKNAHEWKLKEIKNGRLAMVAMLGIFVQAYVTHTGPIDNLVEHLSNPWHKTIIQTLSS, from the exons ATGGCGGTTTCAGTTTCAGCAGCCACTGCCAGAGCCACAGCCTTCCATCtgcagccatcttcttcatcttcatcttacACCCCTTCATTCAACCCTAACCAGTCCCTCCGGCTCCGATCACCCTCCCGCCGCACACTATTAATAGCTCAAGCCCAATCCGAGCACCGCCAAACATGGCTCCCCGGCCTCGACCCCCCACCGCATCTCGACGGAACGCTTGCCGGCGATTTTGGATTCGACCCACTTGGGCTTGGCGAGGACCCACATAGCTTGAAGTGGTACGTTCAAGCAGAGCTTGTTCATTCTCGCTTCGCCATGCTCGGCGTCTCTGGAATTCTTCTCACAGAT TTGCTTCGTGTTACAGGGATCAGTGAATTGCCGGTTTGGTACAATGCGGGTGCTGTTGAATATGGATTTGCAAACAAAGAAACTCTCTTCATTGTTCAGCTGCTGTTGATGGG GTTTGTGGAAACCAAAAGGTATATGGATTTCAAAAGCCCTGGATCTCAAGCACAAGAAGGAACTTTCTTTGGATTAGAAGCTGCTTTTGAAGGTCTCGAGCCCGG ATATCCTGGGGGTCCTCTGCTGAATCCTCTTGGCATTGCAAAAGATATCAAGAATGCCCATGAATGGAAACTCAAGGAGATTAAGAATG GACGGCTTGCGATGGTCGCCATGCTCGGGATCTTTGTGCAAGCTTATGTTACTCATACAGGACCAATAGATAACCTTGTGGAGCACCTTTCTAATCCATGGCACAAGACTATTATCCAAACCCTTTCAAGCTGA